The following are encoded together in the Streptococcus oralis genome:
- the nox gene encoding H2O-forming NADH oxidase, whose protein sequence is MSKIVVVGANHAGTACINTMLDNFGHENEIVVFDQNSNISFLGCGMALWIGEQIDGPEGLFYSDKEKLEAKGAKVYMNSPVLSIDYDNKVVTAEVEGKEHKESYDKLIFATGSTPILPPIEGVEIVKGNREFKATLENVQFVKLYQNAEEVIEKLEDKSKHLERIAVVGGGYIGVELAEAFERLGKEVVLVDIVDTVLNGYYDKDFTQMMAKNLEDHNIRLALGQTVKAIQGDGKVERLVTDKETFDVDMVVLAVGFRPNTALADGKIELFRNGAFLVDKKQETSIPGVYAVGDCATVYDNARKDTSYIALASNAVRTGIVGAYNACGHELEGIGVQGSNGISIYGLHMVSTGLTLEKAKAAGYNATETGFNDLQKPEFIKHDNHEVAIKIVFDKDSREILGAQMVSHDAAISMGIHMFSLAIQEHVTIDKLALTDLFFLPHFNKPYNYITMAALTAEK, encoded by the coding sequence ATGAGTAAAATCGTTGTAGTTGGTGCTAACCACGCTGGTACAGCTTGTATTAATACCATGTTGGACAACTTCGGACATGAGAACGAAATCGTAGTGTTTGACCAAAACTCAAATATTTCATTCCTTGGTTGTGGAATGGCGCTTTGGATCGGGGAACAAATTGATGGCCCAGAAGGTCTCTTCTACTCTGATAAAGAAAAATTGGAAGCAAAAGGTGCCAAAGTTTACATGAACTCACCAGTTCTTTCAATTGACTACGATAACAAAGTTGTGACTGCAGAAGTTGAAGGAAAAGAGCACAAAGAATCTTATGACAAATTGATCTTTGCAACTGGTTCAACTCCAATCTTGCCTCCAATCGAAGGTGTTGAAATCGTTAAGGGCAACCGCGAATTCAAAGCAACTCTTGAAAATGTACAATTTGTTAAATTGTACCAAAACGCTGAAGAAGTTATTGAAAAACTTGAAGACAAGAGCAAACACCTTGAGCGCATTGCCGTTGTTGGTGGTGGTTATATCGGGGTAGAACTTGCCGAAGCTTTCGAGCGTCTTGGAAAAGAAGTAGTGCTTGTAGATATTGTAGACACTGTCTTGAACGGCTACTATGACAAAGACTTTACTCAAATGATGGCGAAGAACTTGGAAGACCACAACATCCGCTTGGCTCTTGGTCAAACAGTTAAAGCCATCCAAGGTGATGGAAAAGTTGAACGCTTGGTAACAGACAAAGAAACGTTTGATGTGGATATGGTGGTTCTTGCTGTTGGTTTCCGTCCAAACACAGCTCTTGCTGATGGTAAGATTGAACTCTTCCGTAACGGTGCCTTCCTTGTAGATAAGAAACAAGAAACATCTATCCCAGGTGTATACGCTGTTGGTGACTGTGCAACTGTTTATGACAATGCACGTAAAGATACAAGCTACATCGCTCTTGCTTCTAACGCTGTACGTACTGGTATCGTTGGTGCTTATAACGCTTGTGGTCATGAATTGGAAGGAATCGGAGTTCAAGGATCAAACGGTATCTCAATCTACGGTCTTCACATGGTTTCGACTGGTTTGACTCTTGAAAAAGCCAAAGCTGCAGGCTATAATGCAACTGAAACTGGCTTTAACGATCTTCAAAAACCAGAATTTATCAAACATGACAACCACGAAGTTGCCATCAAGATTGTCTTTGACAAAGACAGCCGCGAAATCCTTGGTGCACAAATGGTTTCACATGATGCTGCTATCAGTATGGGAATCCACATGTTCTCACTTGCTATCCAAGAGCATGTAACCATTGATAAATTGGCTTTGACAGACCTATTCTTCTTGCCACATTTCAACAAACCATACAACTACATTACAATGGCTGCACTTACAGCTGAAAAATAG
- the pdxT gene encoding pyridoxal 5'-phosphate synthase glutaminase subunit PdxT, whose product MKIGILALQGAFAEHAKVLDKLGVESVEIRNLDDFQQHQSDLVGLILPGGESTTMGKLLRDQNMLLPIREAILSGLPVFGTCAGLILLAKEITSQEESHLATMDIVVERNAYGRQLGSFYTEAECKGVGQIPMTFIRGPIISSVGEGVEVLAKVDDQIVAAQEKNMLVTSFHPELTDDARLHQYFINMCKEKS is encoded by the coding sequence ATGAAAATTGGAATATTGGCCTTGCAAGGTGCCTTTGCAGAACATGCAAAAGTGCTAGATAAATTAGGAGTCGAGAGTGTTGAAATCAGAAATTTGGATGATTTTCAACAACATCAGAGTGACTTGGTGGGTTTGATATTACCTGGCGGTGAGTCTACAACCATGGGCAAGCTCTTGCGCGACCAGAACATGCTGCTTCCCATCCGAGAAGCCATTCTATCTGGATTACCCGTTTTTGGGACCTGTGCGGGCTTGATTTTGCTGGCTAAGGAAATCACTTCTCAGGAAGAAAGTCATCTAGCGACTATGGACATAGTAGTAGAGCGCAATGCCTATGGGCGCCAACTAGGAAGTTTTTATACAGAGGCAGAATGTAAGGGAGTTGGTCAGATTCCCATGACTTTTATCCGTGGACCGATTATCAGCAGTGTTGGAGAGGGTGTAGAAGTTTTAGCAAAAGTTGATGATCAAATCGTTGCAGCCCAAGAAAAAAATATGCTGGTAACTTCTTTTCATCCAGAATTGACAGATGATGCTCGCTTGCACCAGTATTTTATCAATATGTGTAAAGAAAAAAGTTGA
- the pdxS gene encoding pyridoxal 5'-phosphate synthase lyase subunit PdxS has translation MTENRYELNKNLAQMLKGGVIMDVQNPEQARIAEAAGAAAVMALERIPADIRAAGGVSRMSDPKMIKEIQEAVSIPVMAKVRIGHFVEAQILEAIEIDYIDESEVLSPADDRFHVDKKEFQVPFVCGAKDLGEALRRIAEGASMIRTKGEPGTGDIVQAVRHMRMMNQEIRRIQNLREDELYVAAKDLQVPVELVQYVHEHGKLPVVNFAAGGVATPADAALMMQLGAEGVFVGSGIFKSGDPVKRASAIVKAVTNYHNPQILAQISEDLGEAMVGINENEIQILMAERGK, from the coding sequence ATGACTGAAAATCGTTATGAACTAAATAAAAACTTGGCACAGATGCTCAAAGGTGGGGTTATCATGGACGTTCAAAACCCTGAACAGGCTCGTATCGCAGAGGCTGCTGGTGCGGCAGCTGTTATGGCCTTGGAACGGATTCCAGCTGATATTCGTGCAGCTGGTGGGGTTTCCCGTATGAGCGATCCAAAGATGATTAAGGAAATCCAAGAAGCGGTCAGCATTCCAGTGATGGCCAAGGTCAGAATTGGGCATTTTGTTGAAGCTCAGATTTTAGAGGCTATTGAGATTGACTATATCGATGAGAGTGAAGTGCTGTCTCCAGCAGACGATCGTTTCCATGTAGATAAGAAGGAATTTCAAGTTCCTTTTGTCTGTGGAGCTAAGGACTTGGGTGAAGCCTTGCGTCGTATCGCTGAGGGAGCTTCCATGATTCGGACAAAAGGAGAACCGGGGACAGGTGACATCGTTCAAGCCGTTCGTCATATGCGCATGATGAATCAAGAAATACGCCGTATTCAAAATCTTCGCGAAGATGAACTTTATGTGGCTGCCAAGGACTTGCAAGTCCCTGTAGAATTGGTCCAATACGTTCATGAACATGGAAAATTGCCAGTTGTAAACTTCGCAGCTGGAGGTGTTGCAACACCAGCAGATGCTGCGCTGATGATGCAATTGGGGGCAGAGGGTGTCTTTGTTGGTTCAGGTATTTTCAAATCAGGAGACCCTGTTAAACGAGCAAGTGCCATTGTCAAAGCGGTAACCAACTATCATAATCCTCAAATTCTAGCACAAATCTCTGAAGACCTAGGGGAAGCCATGGTTGGAATTAATGAGAATGAAATCCAAATTCTCATGGCAGAGCGAGGAAAATAG